The Streptomyces sp. BHT-5-2 genomic interval TTTATCGACCGTAATGGCCTCACCCCGACCGTGTATCGGCTCGCCGTCCAGCGCATGCATGAGAACGAGCAGCTGCGCACGGCATTGACGAGACTGCAGCCTCAAGCCCGTGTGGCCCGGGTGATTAGATACCTGGCTGCAGAGATCGGTGAGAAGAGGGATGACGGCACCGTCGTCCTCCAGCTCGGAATGTCCCGGGACGAGTTGGCCATGATGGCTTCCATGAGCCGCTCGTCAGCGATGGCCGTGCTACGGGCGTTTCACGATGCCCACGTCCTCGAGTTGGGGCGGGAGCGTCTAGTGGTCAGGGACAGTACCGCCCTCACCGAGCTGTCCGAGAGCTGACAACGCCCATCAGCATCGCCGTGACGCACATCACCTTCGTACCGTCCAATGCTGGACGGCATCCCGCCGCGTTCACCGTCACAGTGGCTTCGATCACCCCAACAGAGGAGAACACTTCAATGACACCTTCGTGGGAGCCCTTGTGGCCCTATCGGGCTGTACTTGCGGTTGATGCCAGAGACTTCAGCTCGCACACCAGCAAACGCATGCAGGAGATCAACGCGGACATCCAGCGAGTGCTCGCACAAGCGCTGTCTGCCACGGGTCTCAGTGCGCGCTGGGAACGGCGGGCCTTCCCGCAGCACACGGGTGACGGGTACGTCGCCGGCCTAGACCCCGAGGTATTGCCAGCCCTGGTGGGATGCTTCCCCCAAGCCCTTAGTGATGTTCTGCACGATTACAGAAGGCAGCATTCCGGCCAGAGCGTGCTGCAACTGCGAGTTAGTGTCCATGTCGGCCCGCTGCCGTCTTCCGGACTGGGCGTTCCCATGGTCGAGACCCACCGCCTTCTCGACGACCAGGCACTCCGGGACCTCCTCACACGGGCCAACCCTCAGCGCACAAACACGGTGATGATCATCTCGCAGCGTGTTTATGAGGATGTCTTTCGGAGCGGGCTCGACACAGGCACCACCATCTCCGAGGACTTTGCGCAGACCATTGCCAGGGCCAAGAAGTTTTCCCAGCCCGCCTGGCTGCATGTTCCCGGCCTCGACTGGGGGCTTGCGGATCGCTCGCTTTTTGAGGTTCCGGAGCAGAACAGCACCTCCCCGTCCGCACATGAACCACACCGCCAGGAACCACAACCCGCTTCCGCGCCGTCCTTTGTTCAGTACGGCGACCGGAGCTTCCAGGGGCAGAACCAGTACTTTAACGGCGGCGTAGGAGGCCAGTGATGACCGACAATCCGTTCATGACCGGTGAGCCTGAAAACCCACCCAGTCGTCCCCTGCAGCCTCCCGCAGACGAGTACGGGCAACGCCCCGCACCGGCACAGGAGGACCCATCTTCCGCTGAGACACCCCGTCGACGCTGGGCCGACCGACTCAGCCTCACCGGCCGTTCAAGCAGTGTCGAGCCCTCGGAAGAGGAAAAAGAGACGCCCAGCGGCCCACTCCCGGGTGCAGCAGCCTCGACGTCGGTCGACGGATCCGAGGAGCGGCCCGCTGCCGGCGCAAGGACCGACGGGCCACCTGTGCCCGAGCAAGTTGGGATGCCCTCAACCGGCGGAGACACGCCTCCTCTACAGGACACCCACCGTGCCCCCGCACCCATGCCCTCACACGACAACCGCGAGGCCGGCGGGGAGATCGACGGATCGCTGGCACATGCCTCCGCGTTCGCAGATGAGCCGGGTGGTGAGGAGACCCCCCAGCCTGTTGCTGCCCCTCCGGTAGCGCCTGCTGTGTCGGGCACTCACGTGCAAAACGTGGCCCCACATGCCACTGCGTTCCAGGCAGAGAACCAGCACTTCTACGGCGGCGATTTTGTGCGGCAGCTGCCGGTGCAGCCAGCGGACCTCGCCGCATGTAGCGATGAGCTTTTCATCATGCCGCGAGACGTTGAAAGTTGGCAGCATGCGCATTCCCTCCTCAGGGACCGAGGGGTCGTCATTCTCTGCGCGCCGGAGGGTACGGGACGGCGCACCGCTGCCCTGCGCCTACTGACGACCGTGGGATCACGACGGCTACCCCTGACCCTCGTGGATCTAGAGCCGGAGTGGTCGAAGCCCGACGCGACGAAGTTGCCAGCCTCGGCCGGGCATGGCTATGTCCTCGACCTCTCAGACGTGCCGCAACGGCCGGGACTCCGGTTCGGCCAGGGGCTTCTCAAATACGGCAGCGTCGGGACAGTAGACGCTAGTTACCTAGTGGTTCTGACCACCCCTGACGAGTGGCAGGGAGAGTGGTCTGAGGAAACACGCAACATCACCGCTACACATTCTTCTCCGGACGCCAAGCCTCTAGTGCGTCAAGAACTGCGTCTACTCGGTGCAGGAGATCGCGTTACCTGGCTCGACCAGGATGTATACAAAGGCATCTGGCAATCCAACCCACCTGTCCAAGAAGCCCGACGGCTCACTCACATCGTCTATCAAGCGAAAGCGAACGACCACAGCATCGTCGATGAATTTCTTGGGTGGAACACGCACATCAACAACCTTCTCACTCCCAAGCAAGGCCCTGGCGAACCGGAGCTCGTCTCCACCCGCGCCACTGTTTGGGCGGGTGCGCTCCTCGACGGAGGTAGAAAGCG includes:
- a CDS encoding Crp/Fnr family transcriptional regulator, encoding MNFRELVSDAAWNGLLHRGQRRRYARAAWLFRQGESPGFVIALTEGIVKITQAAEDGTETPLALRGQGEVLGEIGVLLDKPRSASVKAVSECIGYMLPAHAFRGFIDRNGLTPTVYRLAVQRMHENEQLRTALTRLQPQARVARVIRYLAAEIGEKRDDGTVVLQLGMSRDELAMMASMSRSSAMAVLRAFHDAHVLELGRERLVVRDSTALTELSES